A genomic region of Mycobacterium senriense contains the following coding sequences:
- the hisC gene encoding histidinol-phosphate transaminase encodes MTARLRNELAGLPVYVPGKNVPGSIKLASNETVYGPLPSVHAAIERAVAVVNRYPDNASVDLKAALAMHLGSDVAPEQIAVGSGSVTLCQQLVQITAAAGDEVMIGWRSFECYLPIIQVSGATTVKVPLTNHTHDLEAMLAAITDRTRLIFVCNPNNPTSTVVEPDALTRFVDAVPPHVLIAIDEAYVEYIRDGMLPNSLELALTRSNVVVLRTFSKAYGLAGLRCGYAVGHPDLITALDKVVMPFAVTNVAQAAAIASLEASDELMARTDALVTERTRVSDALREAGFELPPSQANFVWLPLGERTMDFTEQAADARLVVRPFASEGIRVTIGAPEENDALLRFACDWIARTES; translated from the coding sequence GTGACCGCTCGCCTTCGCAACGAACTGGCCGGACTGCCAGTGTATGTCCCCGGCAAGAACGTCCCGGGCTCCATCAAACTGGCCAGCAACGAGACCGTGTACGGCCCGCTGCCCAGCGTGCATGCGGCCATCGAGCGTGCGGTTGCCGTCGTCAACCGCTACCCGGACAACGCCAGCGTGGACCTCAAGGCCGCGCTGGCCATGCACCTGGGTTCGGACGTCGCGCCCGAGCAGATTGCGGTCGGTAGTGGTTCGGTCACGTTGTGCCAGCAGCTGGTTCAGATCACCGCGGCGGCCGGCGACGAGGTGATGATCGGCTGGCGCAGCTTCGAGTGCTACCTGCCCATCATCCAGGTGTCCGGTGCGACCACGGTCAAGGTGCCGCTGACCAACCACACGCACGACCTCGAAGCGATGCTCGCCGCGATCACCGACCGCACCCGGCTGATCTTCGTGTGCAACCCGAACAATCCGACGTCCACCGTCGTCGAACCGGACGCGTTGACGCGATTCGTCGACGCGGTGCCGCCGCACGTCCTGATCGCCATCGATGAGGCCTACGTCGAATACATCCGCGACGGCATGCTGCCCAACAGCCTGGAGCTGGCCCTGACGCGCAGCAACGTCGTTGTGCTGCGGACCTTTTCGAAGGCCTACGGGCTGGCGGGGCTGCGCTGCGGTTACGCGGTGGGCCACCCGGACCTGATCACCGCGCTGGACAAGGTCGTCATGCCGTTCGCGGTGACGAACGTCGCGCAGGCGGCCGCCATCGCGTCTCTCGAGGCTTCCGACGAGCTGATGGCCCGCACCGACGCGCTGGTGACCGAGCGGACCCGCGTGAGCGACGCCCTGCGCGAGGCCGGGTTCGAGCTGCCCCCGTCGCAGGCCAACTTCGTCTGGCTGCCGCTGGGCGAGCGCACCATGGACTTCACCGAGCAGGCCGCCGACGCGCGCCTGGTAGTGCGGCCGTTCGCGTCCGAAGGCATCCGTGTCACCATTGGTGCGCCGGAGGAGAATGACGCCCTGCTGCGTTTCGCCTGCGACTGGATCGCCCGCACCGAATCGTAA
- a CDS encoding DUF6541 family protein, which yields MGLWFGTLIALFLLIAPGAIIARISQLSWPVAVAVAPALTYGVVALAIIPFGAIGIPWNGWTALASLAVVCVLMIGLQLLLGRYRDRDAEARSVSRWPAVTVGAGVALGALLIMWAAYRGLAAHWQTIPSTWDAVWHANEVRFILDTGQASSTHMGELRNVETHKTLYYPSVFHALTAVFCQLTGAAPTTGYTLSSVAASVWLFPTSAAMLTWQLMRPRTTEWRCAGAAATAAALSASFTALPYVEFGVAAMPNLAAYGVAVPAFVLIASTLRHRDRIPTAVLAWVGVMSVHITGGVIVLLFLVAWWLIDALWHPARGRLADFLVLACTAVLCGLILLPQFISVQGQEDIIAGHSFLTHLSKKRGIFDAVFQHSRHLNDFPVQYGLIAVTAVGGVIFLVKKIWWPLALWLVLVVVDVDAGNPLGGPVGAVAGMFGEFFYKDPRRISAAITLLLEPMAGVAVFAIVVGVVAAAKRVTGRFKPLPAPVWIATTAVLLVATTVLTGRHYLYRHIVLFGDKYDSVMIDQRDLMAMAYLSKLPGAHETLIGNANTDGTAWMYAVADLHPLWTHYDYPQQMGPGPNRYIFWAYARRGDSDPRVLEAIKALNIRYIYTSSPTVRGFAVPEGLVSLDKSKSWALIYDNGGARIYEWRGNGTTPHS from the coding sequence GTGGGGCTCTGGTTCGGAACGCTCATTGCATTGTTTTTGCTGATAGCGCCCGGGGCGATCATCGCACGCATCAGTCAGTTGTCTTGGCCGGTGGCTGTCGCGGTCGCTCCGGCGCTGACCTACGGCGTGGTCGCGCTGGCCATTATTCCGTTTGGTGCCATCGGGATTCCGTGGAACGGCTGGACGGCGCTGGCCTCGCTGGCCGTGGTGTGCGTGCTGATGATCGGGCTGCAACTGCTGCTCGGCCGCTACCGCGATCGCGATGCCGAAGCCCGCTCGGTCAGCCGCTGGCCCGCCGTCACGGTGGGGGCGGGCGTGGCGTTGGGGGCGCTGCTCATCATGTGGGCCGCTTATCGTGGCCTGGCCGCCCACTGGCAGACCATCCCCAGCACCTGGGACGCCGTCTGGCACGCCAACGAGGTCCGGTTCATCCTGGACACCGGCCAGGCGTCGTCCACCCACATGGGCGAGCTGCGCAATGTCGAGACCCATAAGACGCTGTACTACCCCTCGGTGTTCCACGCCCTGACCGCGGTGTTCTGCCAGCTGACCGGGGCCGCGCCCACCACCGGCTACACGTTGAGTTCGGTCGCCGCATCGGTCTGGCTGTTCCCCACCAGCGCGGCGATGCTCACCTGGCAGCTGATGCGGCCGCGCACGACCGAGTGGCGCTGCGCCGGGGCCGCGGCCACCGCGGCCGCGTTGTCGGCGTCGTTCACCGCGCTCCCCTATGTCGAGTTCGGCGTCGCCGCGATGCCCAACCTGGCGGCCTACGGGGTCGCGGTCCCGGCGTTCGTCTTGATCGCTTCCACGCTGCGGCACCGCGACCGCATCCCGACAGCGGTGCTGGCCTGGGTGGGCGTCATGTCGGTGCACATCACTGGCGGGGTGATCGTGCTGTTGTTCCTGGTGGCCTGGTGGCTCATCGATGCGCTGTGGCACCCGGCGCGTGGCCGGCTGGCCGATTTTCTGGTCCTGGCCTGCACTGCCGTGCTGTGCGGACTGATCCTGCTGCCGCAGTTCATCAGCGTCCAGGGGCAGGAGGACATCATCGCCGGGCACTCCTTTCTGACCCACCTCAGTAAGAAGCGGGGCATTTTCGACGCCGTCTTCCAGCACTCCCGCCACCTCAACGACTTCCCGGTGCAGTACGGGTTGATCGCGGTCACCGCCGTCGGTGGGGTCATTTTCCTGGTCAAGAAGATCTGGTGGCCGCTCGCCTTGTGGCTGGTGCTGGTCGTGGTCGACGTCGACGCCGGAAATCCGCTGGGCGGCCCGGTCGGTGCGGTGGCCGGAATGTTCGGCGAGTTCTTCTACAAAGATCCCCGCCGGATCTCGGCCGCCATCACCCTGCTGCTGGAGCCGATGGCGGGTGTCGCGGTGTTCGCGATCGTCGTGGGCGTCGTGGCCGCCGCCAAACGGGTCACCGGCCGGTTCAAACCATTGCCCGCCCCGGTCTGGATCGCGACCACGGCGGTGCTTCTGGTGGCAACCACGGTGCTGACCGGGCGCCACTACCTTTATCGGCACATCGTGTTGTTCGGCGACAAGTACGACTCGGTAATGATCGACCAGCGCGATCTGATGGCCATGGCCTACCTGTCCAAGCTACCCGGCGCGCACGAGACTCTGATCGGCAACGCCAACACCGACGGCACGGCGTGGATGTACGCCGTCGCCGACCTGCACCCGCTGTGGACCCACTACGACTACCCACAACAGATGGGTCCGGGCCCTAACCGATACATCTTCTGGGCGTACGCGCGCCGGGGCGACTCCGATCCGCGGGTCCTCGAAGCGATAAAAGCGCTCAACATTCGGTACATCTACACCAGCTCGCCGACTGTCCGGGGGTTCGCGGTACCCGAAGGACTAGTGTCACTGGATAAGTCGAAGTCGTGGGCGTTGATCTACGACAACGGCGGTGCCCGAATTTATGAATGGCGCGGAAACGGCACGACGCCACACTCATAG
- a CDS encoding TIGR03086 family metal-binding protein, which yields MAPDLRPGPHSPPTDELHSAEDTLGVLQRVLHTIAADDLSRRTPCTEFDVEALTGHLLNSISALGGMVGAEIPEREEGDSVERQVIAAARPALDAWHRHGLDGSVPFGKGEIPANSACGILSIEFLVHAWDYAAAVGHDIHAPEPLSEYVLGLARQIIRPELRGQAGFDDPVEVQADVGALEQLVAFTGRNPAG from the coding sequence ATGGCTCCTGACTTGCGACCCGGACCGCATTCCCCGCCCACCGACGAGCTGCACAGCGCCGAGGACACCTTGGGGGTGCTGCAGCGGGTCCTGCACACCATCGCCGCCGACGACCTGTCGCGGCGGACGCCGTGCACGGAATTCGACGTGGAGGCGCTCACCGGGCATCTGCTGAACTCGATTTCGGCGCTCGGGGGCATGGTGGGCGCGGAGATCCCGGAGCGCGAGGAAGGCGATTCGGTCGAGCGCCAGGTGATCGCCGCGGCTCGGCCCGCGCTGGACGCCTGGCACCGCCACGGCCTGGACGGATCGGTGCCGTTCGGCAAGGGCGAGATACCGGCGAACAGCGCGTGCGGCATCCTGTCGATCGAATTCCTGGTCCACGCTTGGGATTACGCCGCCGCGGTGGGCCACGACATCCACGCGCCAGAGCCGCTGTCCGAATACGTGCTGGGGCTGGCGCGTCAGATCATCAGGCCGGAGTTACGTGGTCAGGCAGGGTTCGACGACCCGGTCGAGGTCCAGGCCGACGTCGGCGCGCTTGAGCAGTTGGTCGCGTTCACCGGCCGCAATCCGGCAGGCTAA
- the lipE gene encoding lipase LipE: MTTPDGKIRLPADLDSVTAIGAEDHSEIDSAAIERIWQAARHWYRAGFHPAIQLCIRRHGRVVLNRAIGHGWGNAPSDPPDAEKIAVTPDTPFCVYSAAKGMAATVVHMLVERGVFSLDDRVCEYIPTFTSHGKHRITIRHVMTHSAGLPFPTGPRPDVTRADDHEYAQQKLGELRPLYRPGLIHMYHALTWGPLVREIVYAATGKEIREILATEILDPLDFRWTNFGVAKKDVPLVAPSHATGQTLPPVVAQIFRKAIGGTVHEMIPYTNSPAFLTTIIPSSNTVSTAQEMSRFAEIWRRGGELDGVRVISPETMYGAVTQCRRLRPDFAVGLQPARWGTGYILGTNRWGPFGRNAPHAFGNLGLVNIAIWADPARELSAGVVSSGKPGRDPEARRYTALLDAITAEIPTG; this comes from the coding sequence GTGACGACACCAGACGGCAAGATCCGCCTCCCGGCAGACCTGGACTCCGTGACGGCGATCGGCGCCGAAGACCACTCCGAAATCGACAGCGCCGCCATCGAGCGGATCTGGCAGGCCGCCCGGCATTGGTACCGGGCCGGCTTCCATCCCGCCATCCAGCTCTGCATCCGCCGGCACGGCCGCGTCGTGCTCAACCGCGCGATCGGGCACGGCTGGGGCAACGCCCCCAGCGATCCGCCCGACGCGGAGAAGATCGCGGTCACACCGGACACACCGTTCTGCGTGTACTCGGCGGCCAAGGGAATGGCGGCGACCGTGGTGCACATGCTGGTCGAGCGCGGCGTCTTCTCGCTCGACGACCGGGTGTGCGAATACATCCCCACGTTCACCAGTCACGGCAAGCACCGGATCACCATCCGGCACGTGATGACGCACAGCGCGGGACTGCCCTTCCCGACCGGCCCCAGGCCGGACGTCACCCGCGCCGACGACCACGAATACGCGCAGCAGAAGCTGGGCGAGTTGCGGCCGCTCTACCGTCCCGGCCTGATCCACATGTACCACGCGCTGACGTGGGGTCCCCTGGTCCGAGAGATCGTCTACGCGGCCACGGGCAAGGAGATTCGCGAGATCCTGGCCACCGAGATCCTCGACCCGCTCGACTTCCGCTGGACCAACTTCGGCGTAGCGAAGAAGGACGTGCCGCTGGTCGCGCCCAGCCACGCCACCGGGCAAACGCTGCCGCCGGTGGTCGCCCAGATCTTCCGCAAGGCGATCGGCGGAACCGTGCACGAGATGATCCCGTACACCAACTCCCCGGCGTTTTTGACCACCATCATTCCGTCGTCCAACACGGTGTCGACCGCGCAGGAGATGTCGCGGTTCGCCGAGATATGGCGCCGCGGAGGCGAACTCGACGGCGTCCGGGTGATCAGTCCGGAGACCATGTACGGCGCGGTGACCCAATGCCGAAGGCTGCGACCGGATTTCGCGGTCGGCCTGCAGCCGGCCCGGTGGGGCACCGGCTACATCCTGGGCACCAACCGGTGGGGCCCGTTCGGCCGCAACGCGCCGCACGCGTTCGGCAACCTGGGCCTGGTGAACATCGCGATCTGGGCCGACCCCGCGCGCGAGCTGTCGGCCGGCGTGGTGAGCAGCGGCAAACCCGGCCGGGATCCCGAAGCCCGGCGGTACACCGCCCTGCTGGACGCGATCACCGCCGAAATTCCGACGGGTTGA
- a CDS encoding NAD(P)H-quinone oxidoreductase, whose amino-acid sequence MRAIVAESAEQLSWQEVPDVSAGPGEVLVKVTAAGVNRADLLQAAGKYPPPPGASEIIGMEVSGVIADTGSGVTNWSVGQEVCALLAGGGYAEYVAVPAGQLLPIPSGVGLVDAAGLPEVACTVWSNLVLTAHLCEGQLLLMHGGASGIGTHAIQIARALGARVAVTAGSEEKLQTCRELGAEITINYRDDDFVARVQEFGGADVIFDIMGASYLDRNIDALATDGQLVIIGMQGGIKGELNVGKLLAKRAHVIGTTLRGRPVSGPNSKSEIVQAVTAKVWPMIADGRVRPIIGERIPIEQAGTAHQKLAAGEVHGKVVLTLPA is encoded by the coding sequence ATGCGCGCCATCGTCGCCGAATCCGCCGAGCAACTCTCCTGGCAGGAAGTGCCGGACGTCTCCGCCGGGCCGGGTGAGGTCCTGGTCAAGGTCACCGCCGCCGGCGTGAACCGCGCCGACCTGCTGCAGGCCGCCGGTAAATACCCGCCGCCGCCCGGCGCCAGCGAGATCATCGGCATGGAAGTATCCGGCGTCATCGCCGATACCGGCTCCGGTGTCACGAATTGGTCTGTCGGGCAAGAGGTTTGCGCGCTGCTCGCCGGGGGCGGATACGCCGAGTACGTCGCCGTTCCCGCCGGCCAGCTGCTGCCGATTCCCTCAGGTGTCGGCCTGGTTGACGCGGCCGGACTGCCCGAAGTGGCCTGCACCGTGTGGTCGAACCTGGTGCTGACCGCCCACCTGTGCGAAGGGCAACTGCTGCTGATGCACGGCGGGGCCAGCGGCATCGGCACCCACGCCATCCAGATCGCCCGGGCGCTGGGGGCCCGGGTGGCGGTCACCGCCGGGTCCGAGGAAAAGCTGCAGACCTGCCGCGAACTGGGCGCCGAGATCACCATCAACTACCGCGACGACGACTTCGTCGCACGGGTGCAGGAGTTCGGCGGCGCCGACGTGATCTTCGACATCATGGGCGCCTCCTATCTGGACCGCAACATCGACGCCCTGGCCACCGACGGCCAGCTCGTCATCATCGGCATGCAGGGCGGCATCAAGGGTGAGCTCAACGTCGGCAAGCTGCTCGCCAAGCGGGCCCACGTCATCGGCACCACGCTGCGGGGCCGTCCGGTGAGCGGACCGAACAGCAAGAGCGAGATCGTGCAGGCGGTGACGGCCAAGGTGTGGCCGATGATCGCCGACGGCCGGGTTCGGCCCATCATCGGCGAGCGGATCCCCATCGAGCAGGCGGGCACCGCCCACCAGAAGCTGGCGGCAGGAGAGGTGCACGGCAAGGTCGTGCTGACGCTGCCGGCCTAG
- the wzt gene encoding galactan export ABC transporter ATP-binding subunit Wzt/RfbE → MAPDSGPHIETHNAWVEFPIFDAKSRSLKKAFLGKAGGTIGRNSSNVVVVEALRDITMSLELGDRVGLVGHNGAGKSTLLRLLSGIYEPTRGWATVTGRVAPVFDLGVGMDPEISGYENIIIRGLFLGQTRKQMLSKVDEIAEFTELGDYLSMPLRTYSTGMRVRLAMGVVTSIDPEILLLDEGIGAVDADFLKKAQSRLQSLVERSGILVFASHSNEFLARLCKTAMWIDHGVIRMSGGIEDVVRAYEGEDAARHVREVLEEDQHANRVETPLAQRASGDE, encoded by the coding sequence ATGGCGCCGGATTCTGGTCCTCACATCGAGACGCACAACGCGTGGGTGGAGTTTCCCATCTTCGACGCCAAATCACGCTCGTTGAAGAAGGCATTCCTGGGCAAGGCCGGCGGCACGATCGGCCGCAACAGCTCCAACGTGGTGGTGGTCGAAGCGCTGCGGGATATCACCATGTCCCTCGAGCTTGGCGACCGGGTCGGGCTGGTCGGCCACAACGGGGCAGGCAAATCGACTCTGCTGCGGCTACTTTCGGGCATCTACGAACCCACCCGGGGCTGGGCGACGGTCACCGGCCGGGTGGCGCCGGTCTTCGATCTCGGCGTCGGCATGGACCCCGAGATCTCCGGCTACGAGAACATCATCATTCGCGGCCTGTTCCTGGGTCAGACGCGAAAGCAGATGCTGTCCAAGGTCGATGAGATCGCCGAGTTCACCGAACTGGGTGACTACCTGTCGATGCCGCTGCGCACCTATTCCACCGGCATGCGGGTGCGGCTGGCGATGGGCGTGGTCACCAGCATCGACCCCGAGATCCTGCTGCTCGACGAGGGCATCGGCGCGGTGGACGCAGACTTTCTGAAGAAAGCACAATCGCGATTGCAGAGTCTGGTGGAGCGCTCCGGAATCCTGGTGTTCGCCAGCCATTCCAACGAATTCCTGGCCCGGCTGTGCAAGACGGCGATGTGGATCGACCACGGCGTCATCCGCATGTCCGGCGGCATCGAAGACGTGGTGCGCGCCTATGAAGGGGAGGACGCCGCCCGCCACGTCCGCGAGGTGCTCGAAGAGGACCAGCACGCGAATCGGGTCGAGACACCCCTGGCCCAAAGAGCATCCGGGGATGAGTGA
- a CDS encoding cysteine desulfurase-like protein, whose product MAYDVARVRGLHPSLGDGWVHFDAPSGMLVPDSVATTVSTAFRRSGPTTVGAHPSAQRSAAVLEAARAAVADLFNVEPAGVVLGADRAILLSALAEASSSRAGLGYEVVVSRLDDEANIAPWLRAAHRYGAKVKWAEIDIETGELPTWQWEGLIGKSTRLVAVASASGTLGTVTDLRAMTKLVHDVGGLVVVDHSAAAPYRLLDVKETDADVVAVNAAAWGGPPIGAIVFREPALLNSFSSISPDPKAVGPARLEIGAHQFGLLAGVVASIEYLASLDESARGTRRERLAVSMQSATSYLNRIYDYLMVSLRSLPLVMVIGRPEVRIPVVSFALNGVPAERVVQRLADNGILAVTNESSRALDVLGVNDVGGAVTVGLAHYSTTAEVDQLVRALASLG is encoded by the coding sequence ATGGCATATGACGTCGCCCGGGTGCGCGGACTGCATCCGTCGCTGGGTGACGGGTGGGTACACTTCGACGCCCCGAGCGGGATGCTGGTCCCCGATTCCGTCGCGACCACTGTGTCGACGGCCTTCCGCAGGTCCGGTCCCACCACCGTGGGCGCACACCCGTCCGCGCAGCGCAGCGCCGCCGTTCTGGAGGCGGCGCGGGCCGCGGTGGCCGATCTGTTCAACGTCGAGCCCGCGGGGGTCGTGCTGGGCGCCGACCGGGCGATCTTGCTGTCGGCGCTGGCCGAGGCGTCGTCGTCGCGGGCCGGCCTGGGCTACGAGGTCGTCGTCAGCCGCCTGGACGACGAGGCCAACATCGCTCCGTGGCTGCGCGCGGCGCACCGGTACGGCGCCAAGGTCAAGTGGGCCGAGATCGACATCGAGACCGGAGAGCTCCCGACGTGGCAGTGGGAGGGACTGATCGGGAAGTCGACCAGGCTGGTCGCCGTCGCCTCGGCCTCCGGGACGCTGGGCACGGTCACCGATCTGCGGGCGATGACCAAACTGGTGCACGACGTCGGCGGGCTGGTGGTCGTCGATCACTCCGCCGCGGCGCCCTACCGGCTGCTCGACGTCAAGGAAACCGACGCCGACGTGGTGGCGGTGAACGCCGCGGCCTGGGGCGGTCCCCCGATCGGGGCGATCGTGTTCCGTGAGCCGGCGCTGCTCAACTCGTTCAGCTCCATCTCGCCGGACCCCAAGGCCGTCGGGCCGGCGCGCCTCGAGATCGGCGCGCACCAGTTCGGTCTGCTGGCCGGGGTGGTGGCCAGCATCGAGTACCTGGCGTCGCTCGACGAATCCGCCCGCGGCACCCGGCGCGAACGCCTGGCTGTCTCGATGCAATCCGCCACTTCGTATCTGAACCGGATCTATGACTACCTGATGGTTTCGCTGCGCTCGCTGCCGCTGGTGATGGTGATCGGCCGCCCGGAGGTGCGGATCCCGGTGGTCAGTTTCGCCCTGAACGGCGTGCCCGCCGAGCGGGTCGTGCAGCGGTTGGCGGACAACGGGATTCTGGCCGTCACCAACGAAAGTTCCCGCGCGCTCGACGTGTTGGGCGTCAACGACGTCGGCGGCGCGGTCACCGTCGGGCTGGCGCACTACTCGACGACAGCCGAAGTCGATCAGTTGGTGCGCGCGCTGGCGTCCCTGGGCTGA
- a CDS encoding crotonase/enoyl-CoA hydratase family protein gives MAQAYESVTVETKDHVAQVTLVGPGKGNAMGPAFWSEMPELFAALDADPEVRAIVLTGSGKNFSYGLDVPAMGGSFTPLLSGDALAGPRAVFHREVRRMQGAISAVADCRTPTIAAVHGWCIGGGVDLISAVDIRYASADAKFSVREVKLAIVADVGSLARLPMILNDGHLRELALTGKDIDAARAEKIGLVNDVYADADATLAAAHATAAEIAANPPLTVHGVKDVLDQQRTAAVSESLRYVAAWNAAFLPSKDLTEGISATFEKRPPQFTGE, from the coding sequence ATGGCGCAAGCATACGAATCCGTCACCGTCGAGACGAAAGACCACGTCGCCCAGGTGACGCTGGTCGGACCGGGCAAGGGCAATGCGATGGGACCGGCCTTCTGGTCGGAGATGCCGGAGCTGTTCGCGGCGCTGGACGCCGACCCCGAGGTGCGGGCCATCGTGCTGACCGGTTCGGGCAAGAACTTCAGCTACGGCCTGGACGTGCCGGCGATGGGCGGCTCGTTCACGCCGCTGCTGTCGGGCGACGCGCTGGCCGGCCCGCGCGCGGTGTTCCACCGCGAGGTCAGGCGCATGCAGGGCGCGATCAGTGCGGTCGCCGACTGCCGGACCCCCACGATCGCCGCGGTGCACGGCTGGTGCATCGGCGGCGGTGTCGACCTGATCTCGGCGGTGGACATCCGCTACGCCAGCGCCGACGCCAAGTTCTCGGTGCGTGAGGTCAAGCTCGCCATCGTCGCCGACGTCGGCAGCCTGGCCCGCCTGCCGATGATCCTGAACGACGGGCATCTGCGCGAGCTGGCGCTGACGGGCAAGGACATCGACGCGGCCCGTGCCGAAAAGATCGGTCTGGTCAACGACGTGTACGCCGACGCCGACGCCACCCTGGCCGCCGCGCACGCCACCGCTGCGGAGATCGCCGCCAATCCCCCGCTGACCGTGCACGGTGTCAAGGACGTTCTCGACCAGCAGCGCACCGCGGCCGTCTCGGAAAGCCTGCGATACGTGGCGGCGTGGAATGCGGCCTTCCTGCCGTCCAAGGACCTGACCGAGGGCATCTCGGCGACGTTCGAGAAGCGCCCGCCGCAGTTCACCGGGGAGTAG
- a CDS encoding DUF4334 domain-containing protein, with amino-acid sequence MDLARKKFTELKERSGDIADSELDEFWAELQPATIDGMLGEWKGGEFQTGHKMNGQLEKAGWYGKTFKSVRDVQPLVCLDAEGNKFSNVEMGKGEASLWLEDFRGEVTATMVYDGQPVHDHFKKIDDDAVMGIMNGKGVRDNGKYYYFYLERV; translated from the coding sequence GTGGACCTCGCGCGGAAGAAGTTCACCGAACTCAAAGAGCGCAGCGGCGACATCGCGGATTCCGAGCTCGACGAGTTCTGGGCCGAACTTCAGCCCGCGACGATCGACGGGATGCTCGGCGAGTGGAAGGGCGGCGAGTTCCAGACCGGCCACAAGATGAACGGCCAACTGGAAAAGGCCGGCTGGTACGGCAAGACCTTCAAGTCCGTTCGCGACGTGCAGCCGCTCGTGTGCCTGGACGCCGAGGGCAACAAGTTCTCCAACGTGGAGATGGGCAAGGGCGAGGCCAGCCTGTGGCTGGAGGACTTCCGCGGCGAGGTCACCGCCACCATGGTTTACGACGGCCAGCCGGTGCACGACCACTTCAAGAAGATCGACGACGACGCCGTGATGGGCATCATGAACGGCAAGGGTGTCCGGGATAACGGCAAGTACTACTACTTCTACCTGGAGCGGGTGTAG
- the glfT1 gene encoding galactofuranosyltransferase GlfT1 → MSETVVAVVVTHRRPDELAKSLDVLSTQTRLPDHLIVVDNDGPRDGRIRDLVAGQPIPTTYLASHRNLGGAGGFALGMLHALARGADWVWLADDDGRPQDSNVLATLLACAEKHGLAEVSPMVCNMDDPQRLAFPLRRGLVWRRHVSELRTEADQDLLFGIASLFNGALFRAATLDAIGVPDLRLFIRGDEVEMHRRLVRSGLPFGTCLDTIYLHPCGSDEFRPILGGRMHTQYPDDDTKRFYTYRNRGYLLSQPGLRKLLVQEWVRFGWFFLVTRRDPRGLLEWIRLRRLGRREQFGKHDAGGSR, encoded by the coding sequence ATGAGTGAGACAGTCGTCGCCGTCGTCGTCACCCACCGGCGCCCCGACGAGCTGGCCAAGTCGCTGGACGTGCTAAGCACGCAGACCCGGCTGCCCGATCATCTCATCGTGGTGGATAACGACGGTCCGCGCGACGGCCGGATCCGCGATCTGGTTGCCGGCCAACCGATCCCGACGACCTACTTGGCATCGCACCGAAACCTCGGCGGCGCAGGAGGTTTCGCGCTGGGCATGCTGCACGCATTGGCCCGGGGCGCCGACTGGGTGTGGCTGGCCGACGACGACGGGCGCCCGCAGGACTCGAACGTGCTGGCCACTCTGCTGGCCTGCGCCGAGAAGCACGGCCTGGCCGAGGTATCGCCGATGGTCTGCAATATGGACGACCCGCAGCGGCTGGCGTTCCCGCTGCGGCGCGGCCTGGTATGGCGCAGGCACGTAAGCGAATTGCGCACCGAGGCGGACCAAGACCTGCTGTTCGGGATCGCCTCGCTGTTCAACGGCGCCCTGTTCCGGGCCGCCACCCTGGACGCGATCGGCGTTCCGGATCTGCGGCTGTTCATCCGCGGCGACGAGGTGGAGATGCACCGCCGGCTGGTTCGCTCCGGCCTGCCGTTCGGGACGTGCCTGGACACGATCTACTTGCACCCCTGCGGATCCGACGAATTCCGCCCGATTCTGGGTGGCCGCATGCACACCCAGTATCCCGACGACGACACCAAGCGGTTCTATACCTACCGCAACCGCGGCTACCTGCTGTCGCAGCCCGGCCTGCGCAAGCTGCTGGTGCAGGAGTGGGTGCGGTTCGGCTGGTTCTTCCTGGTGACCCGTCGCGACCCGCGCGGCCTGCTGGAATGGATCAGGTTGCGGCGTTTAGGCCGTCGCGAGCAGTTCGGCAAGCACGATGCGGGAGGTTCCCGATGA
- a CDS encoding bacterial proteasome activator family protein → MALADDDEDERSLTDLVEQPAKVMRIGTMIKQLLEEVRAAPLDEASRNRLREIHATSIRELEEGLAPELREELDRLTLPFNEDAAPSDAELRIAQAQLVGWLEGLFHGIQTALFAQQMAARAQLENMRQGALPPGMGKPGGAPGHGQYL, encoded by the coding sequence ATGGCACTGGCCGACGACGACGAGGACGAGCGGTCCCTGACCGACCTGGTCGAGCAGCCGGCGAAGGTGATGCGCATCGGGACCATGATCAAGCAGCTGCTCGAGGAGGTGCGCGCCGCACCGCTGGACGAGGCCAGCCGTAACCGGCTGCGCGAGATCCACGCGACCAGCATCCGGGAACTGGAAGAGGGCTTGGCACCCGAACTGCGTGAGGAGCTCGACCGCCTCACCCTGCCCTTCAACGAAGACGCCGCGCCGTCCGACGCCGAATTACGCATCGCCCAAGCGCAGTTGGTCGGCTGGCTGGAAGGACTGTTCCACGGCATCCAGACCGCGCTGTTCGCCCAGCAGATGGCCGCCCGCGCGCAGCTGGAAAACATGCGCCAGGGCGCCCTCCCCCCGGGCATGGGTAAGCCCGGGGGCGCGCCCGGGCACGGTCAGTACCTGTAA